Proteins encoded within one genomic window of Actinoplanes octamycinicus:
- a CDS encoding pyridoxal phosphate-dependent aminotransferase — MSTDPLVARMRPFGTTIFTEMSALALRTGAVNLGQGFPDTDGPAAMLAAAAEALRGGANQYPPLAGIPALRHAIVAHEQRFWGLARDPDTEVAVTAGATEAIAAAILALCERDDEVVCFEPYYDSYAASITLAGAVRRPVTLRPGPDGRYGFDEAELRAAFGPRTRLVLLNTPHNPTGKVFTPAELALIAELCQEHDTYAVTDEVYEHLVFEGTHTPLAGLPGMRERTLRISSAGKTFSCTGWKVGWATGPARLVSALLRVKQFLTFVNASPLQPAVAVALGLPDEYFTGFAAALRANRDRLVTGLTAAGFDVLHAEGTYFVTADIRPLGGTDGVAFCRELPGRGGVVAVPTQVFYDHQDAGRHLIRFAFCKRPEVIDEAVDRLKALT, encoded by the coding sequence GTGAGCACGGACCCGCTGGTCGCACGGATGCGCCCGTTCGGTACCACGATCTTCACCGAGATGTCCGCGCTCGCGCTCCGCACCGGCGCGGTCAATCTCGGACAGGGCTTCCCGGACACCGACGGCCCGGCCGCGATGCTGGCCGCCGCCGCCGAGGCGCTGCGCGGCGGGGCCAACCAGTACCCGCCGCTGGCCGGCATCCCGGCGCTGCGGCACGCGATCGTCGCGCACGAGCAGCGGTTCTGGGGCCTGGCCCGGGACCCGGACACCGAGGTGGCGGTCACCGCCGGCGCCACCGAGGCGATCGCGGCGGCCATCCTGGCGCTCTGCGAGCGGGACGACGAGGTGGTCTGCTTCGAGCCGTACTACGACTCCTACGCGGCCTCGATCACCCTGGCCGGCGCGGTCCGGCGGCCGGTCACGCTGCGGCCGGGCCCGGACGGGCGGTACGGGTTCGACGAGGCGGAGCTGCGCGCCGCGTTCGGGCCGCGGACCCGGCTGGTGCTGCTGAACACCCCGCACAACCCGACCGGCAAGGTGTTCACCCCGGCCGAGCTGGCGCTGATCGCCGAGCTGTGCCAGGAGCACGACACCTACGCGGTCACCGACGAGGTCTACGAGCACCTGGTCTTCGAGGGCACGCACACCCCGCTGGCCGGCCTGCCCGGCATGCGGGAGCGCACGCTGCGGATCTCGTCGGCCGGCAAGACCTTCTCCTGCACCGGGTGGAAGGTCGGCTGGGCCACCGGACCGGCCCGGCTGGTGTCCGCGCTGCTCCGGGTCAAGCAGTTCCTGACCTTCGTGAACGCGTCGCCGCTGCAGCCCGCCGTGGCGGTCGCCCTGGGCCTCCCGGACGAGTACTTCACCGGCTTCGCCGCCGCCCTCAGGGCCAACCGGGACCGCCTGGTGACCGGCCTGACCGCGGCCGGATTCGACGTCCTGCACGCCGAGGGGACGTACTTCGTCACCGCCGACATCCGGCCGCTGGGCGGGACCGACGGCGTCGCGTTCTGCCGCGAGCTGCCCGGCCGGGGCGGCGTGGTCGCGGTGCCGACCCAGGTCTTCTACGACCACCAGGACGCGGGCCGGCACCTGATCCGCTTCGCGTTCTGCAAGCGCCCCGAGGTGATCGACGAAGCCGTCGACCGCCTCAAGGCGCTCACCTAG
- a CDS encoding MmpS family transport accessory protein — MSDHREPPRPPEFSPGYAPLPPHEPPPEYPPTSAFPPVGYPPQDPYQQAPPPGYPPRDAYQQGPPPGYPPQSPFPQAPPPGYPGAYPPAPAPRRSNTPLIALILAVGLLLCGGVVTTSVLLVQRAADKAKEAAAKIPDALPTVVPTTLPSDVPAVPGLTDGKPVTVKYEVTGSGPATILYAEKLGDLPKTIKQTKLPWKMTLSMEGAAFASVTGIRESLEDGSISCKVTVDGATVAEQTKSGPAATATCNKLIFN; from the coding sequence ATGAGCGATCACCGCGAGCCACCACGGCCGCCGGAGTTCAGCCCGGGCTACGCCCCGCTGCCGCCCCACGAGCCACCCCCGGAGTACCCGCCCACCTCGGCGTTCCCGCCGGTCGGCTACCCGCCGCAGGACCCCTACCAGCAGGCGCCCCCGCCCGGCTACCCGCCGCGGGACGCCTATCAGCAGGGGCCACCGCCCGGCTACCCGCCGCAGTCGCCGTTCCCGCAGGCGCCGCCGCCCGGCTATCCGGGCGCCTATCCGCCCGCGCCGGCGCCGCGCCGCAGCAACACCCCGCTGATCGCCCTGATCCTGGCGGTCGGCCTGCTGCTCTGCGGCGGCGTGGTGACCACCAGCGTGCTGCTCGTCCAGCGCGCCGCCGACAAGGCGAAAGAGGCGGCCGCGAAGATCCCGGACGCACTGCCGACCGTGGTCCCCACCACCCTGCCGAGTGACGTCCCGGCGGTGCCCGGCCTCACCGACGGCAAGCCGGTCACCGTGAAGTACGAGGTGACCGGTAGCGGTCCGGCCACGATTCTCTACGCCGAGAAGCTGGGCGACCTGCCCAAGACGATCAAACAGACGAAACTGCCGTGGAAGATGACGCTCTCCATGGAGGGTGCGGCGTTCGCCTCGGTGACCGGGATCCGCGAGTCGCTGGAGGACGGCAGCATCAGCTGCAAGGTCACCGTCGACGGCGCGACCGTCGCCGAGCAGACCAAGAGCGGCCCGGCCGCCACCGCCACCTGCAACAAGCTGATCTTCAACTGA
- the glmS gene encoding glutamine--fructose-6-phosphate transaminase (isomerizing): protein MCGIVGYVGNRPALSIVLDGLRRLEYRGYDSAGVAVIDNDVVRTEKRAGKLANLEKALAERTADGIAAGSTGIGHTRWATHGGPTDRNAHPHLSADGRVAVIHNGIIENFARLRAELEADGVEFRSDTDTECAAHLLAAEMRALREAGAESGPALLAEGMRRVVRRLEGAFTLLAVDVEVPDAVVAARRNSPLVVGRGNGENFLASDVSAFIEHTREAVELGQDQVVLITPAGIEITDFDGAPAAGQEFHVDWDLSAAEKGGYEYFMLKEIAEQPQAIADTLLGRLSDRGEIILDEVRLTDQDLRDVDKVFIVACGTSYHAGMVAKYAIEHWVRIPCEVELASEFRYRDPILDRSTLVIVISQSGETMDTLMALRHAKEQKARVLAICNTNGSTIPRESDAVLYTHGGPEIAVASTKAFLTQLVACYLIGLHLAQIRGVMYADEVAAVVEKLQATPDSLRTLLDGMEEVRALARDLRTASTLLFIGRHVGFPVALEGALKLKELAYMHAEGFAAGELKHGPISLIDQGTPVVCIVPSPAGRGVMRDKVVSNIQEVRARGARTIVIAEEGDEGVAAFADHLITVPPTPTLLAPLMTTVPLQILACEIAAARGNDVDQPRNLAKSVTVE from the coding sequence ATGTGTGGGATCGTGGGTTACGTAGGCAATCGTCCGGCCCTGAGCATCGTCCTCGATGGTCTTCGCCGGCTGGAGTACCGCGGGTACGACTCCGCGGGCGTCGCCGTCATCGACAATGACGTCGTTCGCACCGAGAAGCGGGCCGGCAAGCTGGCCAACCTGGAGAAGGCCCTGGCCGAGCGCACCGCCGACGGGATCGCCGCGGGCAGCACCGGCATCGGGCACACCCGGTGGGCCACGCACGGCGGGCCGACCGACCGCAACGCGCACCCGCATCTCTCCGCCGACGGCCGGGTCGCCGTCATCCACAACGGCATCATCGAGAACTTCGCCCGGCTGCGCGCCGAGCTGGAGGCCGACGGCGTCGAGTTCCGCAGCGACACCGACACCGAGTGCGCGGCGCACCTGCTCGCCGCCGAGATGCGGGCGCTGCGCGAGGCCGGCGCGGAGAGCGGCCCGGCGCTGCTCGCCGAGGGCATGCGGCGCGTGGTGCGCCGGCTGGAGGGCGCCTTCACGCTGCTCGCCGTGGACGTCGAGGTGCCCGACGCGGTGGTCGCCGCCCGGCGCAACTCGCCGCTCGTGGTGGGCCGCGGCAACGGGGAGAACTTCCTGGCCAGCGACGTCTCCGCGTTCATCGAGCACACCCGGGAAGCGGTCGAGCTGGGCCAGGACCAGGTCGTCCTGATCACCCCGGCGGGGATCGAGATCACCGACTTCGACGGCGCCCCGGCGGCCGGCCAGGAGTTCCACGTCGACTGGGACCTGTCCGCCGCCGAGAAGGGTGGCTACGAGTACTTCATGCTCAAGGAGATCGCCGAGCAGCCGCAGGCGATCGCGGACACCCTGCTCGGCCGGCTGAGCGACCGCGGCGAGATCATCCTCGACGAGGTCCGGCTCACCGACCAGGACCTGCGGGACGTGGACAAGGTGTTCATCGTGGCCTGCGGCACGTCGTACCACGCCGGGATGGTCGCCAAGTACGCCATCGAGCACTGGGTGCGGATCCCCTGCGAGGTCGAGCTGGCCAGCGAGTTCCGCTACCGCGACCCGATCCTGGACCGGTCCACCCTGGTGATCGTGATCAGCCAGTCCGGCGAGACCATGGACACCCTGATGGCGCTCCGCCACGCCAAGGAGCAGAAGGCCCGGGTGCTGGCCATCTGCAACACCAACGGCTCCACCATCCCGCGCGAGTCGGACGCGGTCCTTTACACCCACGGCGGCCCGGAGATCGCGGTCGCCTCCACCAAGGCCTTCCTCACCCAGCTGGTCGCCTGCTACCTGATCGGCCTGCACCTGGCCCAGATCCGCGGCGTGATGTACGCCGACGAGGTGGCCGCCGTGGTGGAGAAGCTGCAGGCCACCCCGGACAGCCTGCGCACCCTGCTGGACGGGATGGAGGAGGTCCGGGCGCTGGCCCGGGACCTGCGGACCGCGTCCACGCTGCTGTTCATCGGCCGGCACGTCGGGTTCCCGGTGGCCCTGGAGGGCGCGCTCAAGCTCAAGGAGCTCGCCTACATGCACGCCGAGGGCTTCGCGGCCGGCGAGCTCAAGCACGGCCCGATCTCGCTGATCGACCAGGGCACCCCGGTGGTCTGCATCGTGCCGTCGCCGGCCGGCCGCGGCGTGATGCGCGACAAGGTGGTCTCCAACATCCAGGAGGTCCGCGCCCGGGGCGCCCGGACCATCGTGATCGCCGAGGAGGGTGACGAGGGCGTCGCCGCCTTCGCCGACCACCTGATCACCGTGCCGCCGACGCCGACCCTGCTGGCCCCGCTGATGACCACGGTGCCGCTGCAGATCCTGGCCTGCGAGATCGCCGCCGCCCGCGGCAACGACGTGGACCAGCCGCGGAACCTGGCCAAGTCGGTCACCGTCGAGTAG
- a CDS encoding alpha/beta hydrolase — translation MTVLPARVTYTRLRATDPARWSAAALAWRRWAALLGVLAGEFGPLAAKVRAAWSGAAAEAAAARLGTVRRRLVLVRLLCWRADQILSEFAAALTRARALLDRARATARATGLTIDDAGRVAPGPAAAELATALHVAGTADQGAAARLAELAVTPAAPDGPDRPDCTATPARVRQWWAGLSPAQRMWLLATEPGAVAGLDGVPVADRDLANRLLLADRRDRLRHAAAAPDAGTLRGLDRLADRLADERGPRAYLIGLDVSGDGRAVVALGDPDRAANVLTHVPGMTADLAGLGGELTRAERVAARAGELGPEAATSSVLWLDYDAPDFLHEAWSARQAEAGASGLRRFQEGLRATHEGPAARQTVLGHSYGSLVVGKAATGALDADRVVFVGSPGVGVDSVRQLGVPADRVFASTSLSDPIQHLAVNPVRVPRPPLMPTEKLWFGHDPSDPAFGARVFGSQWDGGHLGYWEPGRPALDALARITLGGTP, via the coding sequence ATGACCGTCCTCCCCGCCCGGGTCACCTACACCCGGCTCCGGGCCACCGACCCGGCCCGCTGGTCCGCCGCCGCCCTCGCCTGGCGGCGCTGGGCCGCGCTGCTCGGCGTGCTCGCCGGTGAGTTCGGCCCGCTGGCGGCGAAGGTGCGGGCCGCCTGGTCGGGCGCCGCCGCCGAGGCCGCGGCCGCCCGGCTCGGCACGGTCCGCCGCCGGCTGGTGCTGGTCCGGCTGCTCTGCTGGCGGGCCGACCAGATCCTCAGCGAGTTCGCCGCGGCGCTGACCCGGGCCCGGGCCCTGCTCGACCGGGCCCGGGCCACCGCGCGGGCGACCGGCCTGACCATCGACGACGCCGGCCGGGTCGCGCCCGGTCCGGCGGCCGCCGAGCTGGCCACCGCGCTGCACGTGGCCGGCACCGCCGACCAGGGCGCCGCGGCCCGGCTGGCCGAGCTGGCCGTCACCCCGGCCGCGCCGGACGGCCCGGACCGGCCGGACTGCACCGCGACGCCCGCGCGGGTGCGGCAGTGGTGGGCCGGGCTGTCCCCGGCCCAACGGATGTGGCTGCTGGCCACCGAGCCAGGCGCGGTGGCCGGGCTGGACGGGGTTCCGGTGGCCGACCGCGACCTGGCCAACCGGCTGCTGCTGGCCGACCGGCGGGACCGCCTGCGGCACGCGGCCGCCGCCCCGGACGCGGGCACGCTGCGCGGGCTGGACCGGCTCGCCGACCGGCTGGCCGACGAGCGCGGTCCCCGGGCGTACCTGATCGGGTTGGACGTCTCCGGCGACGGCCGGGCGGTGGTCGCCCTCGGCGACCCGGACCGGGCGGCGAACGTGCTGACCCACGTGCCCGGGATGACCGCGGACCTGGCCGGGCTGGGCGGTGAGCTGACCCGGGCCGAGCGGGTCGCGGCGCGGGCCGGCGAGCTGGGGCCGGAGGCGGCGACCAGCTCGGTGCTGTGGCTGGACTACGACGCGCCGGACTTCCTGCACGAGGCGTGGTCGGCGCGGCAGGCCGAGGCCGGCGCGAGCGGGCTGCGGCGCTTCCAGGAGGGGCTGCGGGCCACCCACGAGGGCCCGGCGGCGCGGCAGACCGTGCTCGGGCACAGCTACGGGTCGCTGGTGGTGGGCAAGGCAGCAACCGGGGCGCTGGACGCGGATCGGGTGGTCTTCGTCGGCTCGCCCGGCGTCGGCGTGGACTCGGTGCGGCAGCTCGGCGTCCCGGCCGACCGGGTGTTCGCCTCGACGTCGCTCAGCGATCCGATCCAGCACCTCGCGGTCAACCCGGTCCGGGTGCCGCGGCCGCCGCTCATGCCGACCGAGAAGCTGTGGTTCGGGCACGACCCGAGCGATCCGGCGTTCGGCGCGCGGGTCTTCGGCTCCCAGTGGGACGGCGGCCACCTGGGTTACTGGGAGCCGGGCCGGCCGGCCCTGGACGCCCTCGCCCGGATCACGCTGGGCGGGACGCCATGA
- a CDS encoding holo-ACP synthase has translation MIVSVGIDVVLVDRFARALDRTPLLGDRLFTEAERLTGSGNPRSPESLAARFAAKEAVAKALGAPVGLRWHDCEIVTDPDGRPWLTVSGTVAAAASERGINRWHLSLSHDGGIASAMVVAEQ, from the coding sequence GTGATCGTGTCTGTCGGCATCGACGTCGTCCTGGTGGACCGCTTCGCCCGCGCGCTGGACCGGACCCCGCTGCTCGGGGACCGGCTGTTCACCGAGGCCGAGCGCCTGACCGGCTCGGGCAACCCGCGGTCGCCCGAGTCGCTGGCCGCCCGGTTCGCCGCGAAGGAGGCGGTGGCCAAGGCGCTCGGCGCGCCGGTCGGGCTGCGCTGGCACGACTGCGAGATCGTCACCGACCCGGACGGCCGCCCCTGGTTGACCGTCTCCGGTACGGTCGCCGCCGCCGCGTCCGAGCGCGGGATCAATCGATGGCACCTGTCGCTGTCCCACGACGGCGGGATCGCGTCCGCGATGGTGGTCGCCGAGCAGTAA
- a CDS encoding NAD(P)H-hydrate dehydratase, with the protein MRQAWRVADVRAAEKTLMATLPEGALMQRAAAGLARRCALLLGDTGGVYGARVLLLVGSGDNGGDTLYAGAALATRGAQVRALLLTPERVHLAGLAALRRAGGFTTTDLPTRADLVLDGIVGIGASGGLRPPAAAIVRSLGELRGRTGERAVVVAVDVPSGVRVDTGDVPGEAVTADVTVTFGCLKPAHLVGPAAPRCGQVELVDIGLGPALVADPAVRVAEAADIAAWWPVPGATSDKYSRGVVGLATGSATYPGAALLSTAGALAGPTGMVRYAGSAHREVVHAHPSVVTAPRVADAGRVQAWVCGSGLGTGDQARTELRSVLATALPVLLDADAITMLVGGEHAEDLRRDAPLVLTPHDGEFKRLAGEAPGADRMAAAAKLAAWTNAVVLLKGDRTIVATPGGDFWANPTGSPALATAGSGDVLAGLLGSLLAAGLPPVRAAVAAAYVHGLAGRRAALDGPVTAPDVAAAVRPALADLLG; encoded by the coding sequence ATGCGGCAGGCATGGCGGGTGGCCGACGTACGGGCGGCGGAGAAGACGCTGATGGCCACGCTGCCCGAGGGCGCGCTGATGCAGCGGGCCGCGGCCGGCCTGGCCCGGCGCTGCGCGCTGCTGCTCGGCGACACCGGCGGGGTCTACGGGGCCCGGGTGCTGCTGCTGGTCGGCAGCGGCGACAACGGCGGGGACACGCTCTACGCCGGCGCCGCGCTGGCCACCCGCGGCGCGCAGGTGCGGGCGCTGCTGCTCACCCCGGAGCGGGTGCACCTGGCCGGGCTCGCCGCGCTGCGCCGGGCCGGCGGGTTCACCACCACCGACCTGCCCACCCGGGCCGACCTGGTGCTGGACGGGATCGTCGGGATCGGCGCGTCCGGCGGCCTGCGCCCGCCCGCCGCGGCGATCGTGCGGTCCCTGGGCGAGCTGCGCGGCCGGACCGGCGAGCGGGCCGTCGTGGTCGCCGTCGACGTGCCCAGCGGGGTGCGGGTGGACACCGGCGACGTGCCCGGCGAGGCGGTCACCGCGGACGTCACGGTGACCTTCGGCTGCCTGAAACCGGCGCACCTGGTCGGCCCGGCGGCGCCCCGGTGCGGGCAGGTCGAGCTGGTCGACATCGGGCTCGGCCCGGCGCTGGTCGCCGACCCGGCGGTCCGGGTGGCCGAGGCCGCCGACATCGCGGCCTGGTGGCCGGTCCCGGGCGCGACCTCGGACAAGTACTCCCGCGGCGTGGTCGGGCTGGCCACCGGCTCGGCGACCTACCCGGGCGCGGCCCTGCTCTCCACCGCCGGCGCGCTGGCCGGCCCGACCGGGATGGTGCGCTACGCGGGCAGCGCCCACCGGGAGGTGGTGCACGCCCACCCGTCGGTGGTGACCGCGCCCCGGGTGGCCGACGCCGGCCGGGTGCAGGCCTGGGTCTGCGGCTCCGGGCTGGGCACCGGCGACCAGGCCCGGACCGAGTTGCGCAGCGTGCTGGCCACCGCGCTGCCGGTGCTGCTGGACGCGGACGCGATCACCATGCTGGTCGGCGGCGAGCACGCCGAGGATCTGCGCCGGGACGCGCCGCTGGTGCTGACCCCGCACGACGGCGAGTTCAAGCGGCTGGCCGGCGAGGCGCCGGGCGCCGACCGGATGGCCGCGGCCGCCAAGCTGGCCGCCTGGACCAACGCGGTGGTGCTGCTCAAGGGCGACCGGACGATCGTGGCGACACCCGGCGGCGACTTCTGGGCGAACCCCACCGGCTCCCCGGCGCTGGCCACCGCGGGCAGCGGCGACGTGCTGGCCGGGCTGCTCGGGTCGCTGCTCGCGGCCGGGCTGCCGCCGGTCCGGGCGGCGGTGGCGGCGGCCTACGTGCACGGGCTGGCCGGGCGGCGGGCGGCGCTGGACGGGCCGGTCACCGCGCCGGACGTGGCCGCCGCGGTGCGCCCGGCGCTGGCCGATCTGCTGGGCTGA
- the alr gene encoding alanine racemase, whose protein sequence is MWQAEVRVDLDAIRDNVATLRAGTSAEVLVAVKADGYGHGMVRSARAAVAGGATWLGVATLDEALELRRAGIEARVLAWLIAPGLPLHEAIAAGVDLSAATPALLDELVTAARRAGQPARVHLKLDTGLSRGGAVPAEWPALFEAAAKAQAGGDAEIVGVWSHFACADEPGHESIDRQLAAFTDGLALAGQFGLAPRYRHIANSAATLTRPDAHFDLVRVGIAAYGLSPIAGRTFGLRPAMTARARVTMTKRVPAGQGVSYGLTYHTAAETTLAVVPLGYGDGVPRHASSAGPVRIGDVTARIAGRVCMDQVVVDVGDAPVLPGDVATLFGPGDDGGPTADDWAAATGTINYEIVTRFGSSRVPRVYTGEGA, encoded by the coding sequence ATGTGGCAGGCCGAAGTCCGCGTCGATCTGGACGCCATCCGGGACAACGTCGCGACCCTGCGCGCCGGCACCTCCGCCGAGGTGCTGGTCGCGGTCAAGGCGGACGGTTATGGGCACGGCATGGTCCGGTCCGCGCGGGCCGCGGTGGCCGGCGGCGCGACCTGGCTCGGCGTGGCCACCTTGGACGAGGCGCTGGAGCTGCGCCGGGCCGGGATCGAGGCGCGGGTGCTGGCCTGGCTGATCGCGCCCGGCCTGCCGCTGCACGAGGCGATCGCGGCCGGCGTCGATCTCAGCGCCGCCACCCCGGCCCTGCTCGACGAGCTGGTCACCGCCGCGCGGCGGGCCGGGCAGCCGGCCCGGGTGCACCTCAAGCTGGACACCGGGCTGTCCCGGGGCGGCGCGGTGCCGGCCGAGTGGCCGGCCCTGTTCGAGGCGGCGGCCAAGGCGCAGGCCGGTGGCGACGCCGAGATCGTCGGGGTGTGGAGCCACTTCGCCTGCGCCGACGAGCCCGGCCACGAGTCGATCGACCGGCAGCTCGCCGCCTTCACCGACGGCCTGGCCCTCGCCGGGCAGTTCGGCCTGGCCCCGAGATATCGGCACATCGCCAACTCGGCGGCCACCCTGACCCGGCCGGACGCGCACTTCGACCTGGTCCGGGTCGGCATCGCGGCCTACGGGCTGTCGCCGATCGCCGGGCGGACCTTCGGCCTGCGGCCGGCGATGACCGCCCGGGCCCGGGTCACCATGACCAAGCGGGTGCCCGCGGGGCAGGGCGTTTCGTACGGGTTGACCTATCACACCGCCGCCGAGACCACCCTGGCCGTGGTGCCGCTGGGCTACGGCGACGGGGTGCCCCGGCACGCGTCCAGCGCCGGCCCGGTGCGGATCGGCGACGTCACCGCCCGGATCGCCGGCCGGGTCTGCATGGACCAGGTGGTGGTCGACGTGGGCGACGCCCCGGTGCTGCCCGGCGACGTGGCCACCCTGTTCGGCCCGGGCGACGACGGCGGGCCGACCGCCGACGACTGGGCGGCCGCCACCGGCACGATCAACTACGAGATCGTCACCCGGTTCGGCAGCAGCCGGGTGCCGCGGGTCTACACCGGGGAGGGTGCGTGA
- a CDS encoding alpha/beta fold hydrolase, with product MSRSRAAKRAGIAGAVVGVAAAGLATAFAVERVLVRRSVNKPGDPYVDEPFGDQPFDEELTVTAADGTDLHVEIVNPRVRPPSPASPPASASPGSSAARRWLGRKKAGKSDAAAAGRSGEVAGGKPTIVFVHGFALDMGTFYFQRKALAELGEHRLVFYDQPGHGRSSKLQSGTYDIAALGRSLAAVLDATVPEGHIILVGHSMGGMTIMAFAEQFREWFGNRVTGVVLMSTSAGLFDKATLGVTNVVARVSAPFFPLWDKAAKLGGGTIDRARVASSDLAWLLTRRYGFGEAKPSPSLVTFVESMNSKTSVETLTKYLNTLYRHSRLPALSALRGVPVLVVVGDRDYLTPVTHSEEIIQQLPQAELLKVANSGHVVMLEKADEVNAALIPFLEKIS from the coding sequence ATGAGCCGGTCCAGGGCGGCCAAGCGGGCCGGGATCGCCGGCGCCGTGGTCGGTGTGGCGGCGGCCGGGCTGGCCACCGCGTTCGCCGTCGAGCGGGTGCTGGTCCGCCGCTCGGTCAACAAGCCCGGCGATCCCTATGTGGACGAGCCGTTCGGCGACCAGCCGTTCGACGAGGAGCTGACGGTCACCGCGGCGGACGGCACCGACCTGCACGTCGAGATCGTCAACCCGCGGGTGCGGCCACCCTCTCCCGCGTCGCCGCCGGCGTCGGCATCGCCGGGGTCGTCAGCGGCCCGGAGATGGCTCGGCCGGAAAAAGGCCGGGAAATCGGATGCGGCGGCCGCCGGCCGGTCCGGCGAGGTCGCGGGCGGCAAGCCGACGATCGTCTTCGTGCACGGTTTCGCGCTCGACATGGGCACCTTCTACTTCCAGCGCAAGGCGCTCGCCGAGCTGGGCGAGCACCGCCTGGTCTTCTACGACCAGCCGGGTCACGGCCGCTCGTCGAAGCTGCAGTCCGGGACCTACGACATCGCCGCGCTCGGCCGGTCGCTGGCCGCGGTGCTCGACGCGACCGTGCCGGAGGGGCACATCATCCTGGTCGGGCACTCGATGGGTGGCATGACCATCATGGCGTTCGCCGAGCAGTTCCGGGAGTGGTTCGGCAACCGGGTGACCGGCGTGGTGCTGATGTCCACCTCGGCCGGCCTGTTCGACAAGGCCACCCTCGGCGTGACGAACGTGGTGGCCCGGGTCAGCGCGCCGTTCTTCCCGCTCTGGGACAAAGCGGCCAAGCTCGGCGGCGGCACCATCGACCGGGCCCGGGTGGCCTCCTCCGACCTGGCCTGGCTGCTCACCCGGCGGTACGGCTTCGGCGAGGCGAAACCCAGCCCGTCGCTGGTCACCTTCGTGGAGAGCATGAACTCGAAGACCTCGGTGGAGACCCTCACCAAATACCTGAACACGCTCTACCGGCACAGCCGGCTGCCCGCGCTCAGCGCGCTGCGCGGGGTGCCGGTGCTGGTGGTCGTCGGCGACCGGGACTATCTGACCCCGGTGACCCACTCCGAGGAGATCATCCAGCAGCTGCCCCAGGCCGAGCTGCTCAAGGTGGCGAACAGTGGTCACGTGGTGATGCTGGAGAAAGCCGACGAGGTCAACGCGGCCCTGATCCCGTTCCTGGAGAAGATCTCGTGA
- the tsaE gene encoding tRNA (adenosine(37)-N6)-threonylcarbamoyltransferase complex ATPase subunit type 1 TsaE, which yields MKLTTVEQTQAFGRRLAAVLRPGDLVLLTGPLGAGKTALVQGIGAGLGVQGPITSPTFVIARVHRGPVPLVHADAYRLGDRPDPRAEIDDLDLDAAAEEAVTVVEWGAGLVEQLNDEYLLVRIDRLDDDTRVIELVPHGGDWARRLETM from the coding sequence GTGAAGCTGACCACCGTCGAGCAGACCCAGGCCTTCGGCCGCCGGCTCGCCGCCGTGCTGCGCCCCGGCGACCTGGTGCTGCTCACCGGCCCGCTGGGGGCTGGCAAGACCGCGCTGGTGCAGGGCATCGGCGCCGGGCTGGGCGTGCAGGGGCCGATCACCTCGCCGACCTTCGTGATCGCCCGGGTGCACCGCGGGCCGGTGCCGCTGGTGCACGCCGACGCGTACCGGCTGGGCGACCGCCCCGACCCGCGCGCCGAGATCGACGACCTGGACCTGGACGCCGCCGCCGAGGAGGCGGTCACCGTGGTGGAGTGGGGCGCCGGTCTGGTCGAGCAGCTGAACGACGAGTATCTGCTGGTCCGCATCGACCGGCTGGACGACGACACCCGAGTGATCGAACTGGTGCCGCACGGCGGCGACTGGGCCCGACGACTGGAGACAATGTGA
- the ung gene encoding uracil-DNA glycosylase, whose amino-acid sequence MNLTELLPAPWRAELAPFLDAKATAELGEFVAAEYAEHTVYPPVEDLFSAYRLCSPEQTRVLILGQDPYHGAGQAHGLSFSVRDGVRVPPSLRNVFKELSEDVNIAPPKSGNLTGWAEQGVLLLNAVLTVRAGKAASHANKGWETFTDATIRALNERDERVVFLLWGNYAKKKAVLVTNPVHAVIEAGHPSPMNPAGFLGSRPFSAANKALADGGRPVINWDPRPAA is encoded by the coding sequence GTGAACCTGACCGAGCTGCTTCCCGCGCCGTGGCGCGCCGAGCTGGCCCCCTTCCTGGACGCGAAGGCGACGGCCGAGCTGGGTGAGTTCGTCGCCGCGGAGTACGCCGAGCACACCGTCTACCCGCCGGTGGAGGACCTGTTCTCGGCGTACCGGCTGTGCTCGCCGGAGCAGACCCGGGTGCTGATCCTCGGCCAGGACCCCTATCACGGGGCCGGTCAGGCGCACGGCCTGAGCTTCAGCGTGCGGGACGGCGTCCGGGTGCCGCCGTCGCTGCGCAACGTGTTCAAGGAGCTCTCCGAGGACGTCAACATCGCGCCGCCCAAGAGCGGGAACCTGACCGGCTGGGCGGAGCAGGGTGTGCTGCTGCTCAACGCGGTGCTCACGGTCCGGGCCGGCAAGGCCGCCTCGCACGCCAACAAGGGCTGGGAGACGTTCACCGACGCCACCATCCGCGCGCTGAACGAGCGGGACGAGCGGGTCGTCTTCCTGCTCTGGGGCAACTACGCGAAGAAGAAGGCGGTCCTGGTCACCAACCCGGTGCACGCGGTGATCGAGGCCGGTCACCCGAGCCCGATGAACCCGGCCGGTTTCCTCGGGTCGCGGCCGTTCAGCGCGGCCAACAAGGCGCTCGCGGACGGCGGCCGCCCGGTGATCAACTGGGATCCCCGCCCGGCGGCCTGA